In Hypomesus transpacificus isolate Combined female unplaced genomic scaffold, fHypTra1 scaffold_96, whole genome shotgun sequence, a genomic segment contains:
- the LOC124466365 gene encoding uncharacterized protein LOC124466365: protein MPMAAFKERNSSELHQDITICLTEYERKMCQHFTRVEIRGKRGRKVPVLLKLSVVAAMDLLVEMREVCEVPKDNLYVFARHGALTPYRGGECIHKFANDCGVKHAEALTSTKLRKHIATMSKVLNLEENEADQLADFLGHDIRIHREFYRLPEGTLQLAKMSKVLMAMEKGTLSDFKGKSLDDIEINPEEKIDLSEEENPSSDEEDPADAILEPESVRTIQPVSVVIGVGIVPTKANEEPAKLRKSKWDKEEVKAVELHMMKFILTCTVPGKKDCVLCLEAEPNSLKSRTWTAIKNYVRNRITSLKLKTSS, encoded by the exons ATGCCAATGGCTGCCTTTAAAGAAAGAAACTCATCAGAGCTCCATCAAGATATCACCATATGTCTGACTGAATATGAGAGGAAGATGTGTCAGCACTTCACTCGTGTTGAGATCAGAGGAAAACGTGGGAGGAAGGTCCCTGTCCTGCTAAAACTATCAGTGGTTGCAGCAATGGACCtcctggttgaaatgcgtgaggtTTGTGAAGTCCCAAAAGATAATTTGTATGTTTTTGCCAGACATGGGGCATTGACACCATACAGAGGTGGGGAATGTATACACAAATTTGCCAATGACTGTGGGGTGAAACATGCTGAGGCTCTGACGTCAACAAAGCTCAGAAAACATATCGCAACAATGTCCAAGGTTTTGAACCTTGAGGAAAACGAGGCTGACCAGTTGGCTGACTTCCTTGGACACGATATAAGAATTCACAGGGAGTTTTATCGGCTTCCCGAAGGAACACTACAGCTCGCTAAAATGAGCAAAGTCTTAATGGCTATGGAAAAGGGAACACTCTCAGACTTCAAAGGCAAAAGCTTGGATGATATTGAGATTAACCCAGAAG AAAAGATTGATCTTTCAGAAGAAGAGAACCCTTCAAGTGATGAGGAGGATCCTGCTGATGCCATTTTGGAACCTGAGTCTGTGAGGACCATCCAGCCTGTCTCAGTGGTTATTGGAGTTGGCATAGTCCCTACAAAAGCCAATGAAG AACCTGCAAAGCTGAGGAAGTCCAAGTGGGACAAAGAAGAAGTTAAGGCTGTTGAGCTTCATATGATGAAATTCATCCTGACTTGCACAGTTCCTGGAAAGAAAGACTGTGTCCTATGCCTGGAAGCAGAACCAAATTCTTTGAAAAGCAGGACCTGGACTGCGATAAAGAATTATGTCAGGAACAGAATTACGTCACTAAAACTAAAAACAAGTTcttaa